The window TACTGCAATCTGCATCTATGTTTTATGATACTCATGAGCGATGTTTTACAAACATCTGGTAGCAGACTGTGTAGAATAGCAGCCTTTATGTataagctgctgcttttaaagggATTCATTTCTTCAAGTAAAGCATCAGGCGTGGTGTCCTGTTGAAATTGTCCAGCTAGCTGACATTATAGTAAAATATTCCTGCAGGTGATTGTAGATGATGGCTTATGGTATTCATAATATCCATAGTTTAGACGTTATGCAGTTCTAATTtggtattttttgcttttattagcCTCAATGTCAGTGAAAGAGATTCTGCAAAGCTTAGTTGATGATGGCATGGTGGACACTGATAGAATTGGAACTTCCAATTATTTCTGGGCTTTTCCAAGCAAAGCTCTTCATGCCAGGAAGCGTAAATTGGAAGAATTGGAGTCTCAGGTAAATCTATTTTAATGCAAGGACTTGTTTACCTGAATGGGTTTGCTTTGTCCCTGTACCCTCTTGTCATTCCTTTTCATATTGTGTTCTCTCGTGTGTGTATGTGGGCACACACAGAGATTTAACTACAGGAATCATGTGGCACGTGTGGTTTGACTTTCTCATTATCTTGCTATCCCTTCTGAAAAGTTTTCGAGATTGCTCTTGTTTGACCTTGAGAGGACTTCTTGTCTACTAGCTGCTGAAAGCATGTTATTCATGATGCAAAACATAGTTTAAGGACTTCCTCAAAATATTTAGGCAGTGTATGCTATTACATGTCTTTTATATAATGTAGGTCATCATGCAGTAATGATCTGAAAGCCGTGAGAGGACTGAAATGGATATCTTGAGTAAATGTGACAATGGATACTACTTATGGCCGttgtgcttttctgtctgtttttattGATAGCTTAATTTGTGAGCACTTGTGTAATCACATATTGCACTTTGGTTAGGAGAGAAGAGCAAATTGGTTATGACCCTCTGCAGAAGAACAAGGCATCTTTCGTTGCAGCATTGCTGTTCTATTGATCTGattctttcctattttttagGAACTgtcttctttgcttttaattggAGTGGGAAAGCATCTATTCATCAGTTTATTTGCAACTGGAGTACATGATAAGAAGATCAATAAACTAGCTTTATTGTCCGATTGCACCACAACACTGCCAGCTTTTCCCATGCTTGCGTCCCACGTTCCCTCATGTCCATTCATCAAAGAATCATTTGAATtaatgcaaaatgcatttttacagacattattttcttcaggcaTAGCTCTGGTGTCACTGTTTCTATCTTACGTACGTACAGCTTTGTCAACTTCAGCTACTTCGTTAAAGCTCCAAATCAACTGtataaaaacatgcttttttccTCAACATGAATTAAAAAAGCAGTTTGTGAACCTGAAAACTTTTCaccaaagcaaattaaatacaCTGGTCAATGCAGTTGATAGTTCTTGTTTGTGCATAGAGTGCAGTGTGACCAGCTGAGAGGTAACCTCAGCAGTTATCCCTTGCTGTGCTGTCATTGCTTGTAAATCTCAGTCATTACTAACCTGGAAGAGTTCAGTCCACTGGTCTGTTTTAACCAACATAAGATCATTTCCCTTTGCCCTGAATGTTTTCATTGCTGGCCTGAATGCTCTAGACAGCTCTCCAAAGGCATTTTGTGCATCTCCTTGTGTGGATctggcagagggaggagagTACTGATACTCTCACATGCCTGATGAGTCTGCTGCAGGTTTCAAGATCAAGACTAGCTAGAACTTTCACTTCGTTTTTCCTTGTTCACTGattcatgtgattttttttttttttttttttttttttttttttttttaaatgagccaGCGATACCTTTAGGGGTCTGTGGCAGTAAGGAGGAAGTACTGCAGTCCTCCCATCATTAACTGGAGCTGTGCATTGACAACCTTTCAGGCAGGTGCTTTGGATGAGTTGGAAAGTGCTGCCTGAGAGAGCTCTTGTACTGTGTGGGTCATCAAAATTATTTACtctttaatttcagattttgcaACTGACTTGCTTTATGTTTTGAGTAACTTTCTCAGCATTTCAGGTGACCTGTTAGTATCACAGATATGAACTATACCTTACGTGTACTGAAACTCGGTTGATATTAAGTTGTCCCACTGACAATTTTGTATGCTTGCTTACTGCCTTCATTTTCAGAACTCATCAAATGAGTCCTGACATTAAAAACTTCCTTGATGTAGCTGGATATGCTTGTACTGTTTTCAGGTGTGGACTTAAGAGTCTGGCATGACTGGacttaaattcttttttttttgactggtAGTAACAATGCACTGATTCCTCTTCCAGTGAAGTTTTGTTTGTCTAAGGCAGATCAGTTTACCTCTGCACTGACTTGGAACAGGGTTTCCTAGTAAAGTTACTCAACTTACTAGTATATTCACACACGTTTTAGACCAGTCTGCTTTGCCAGAACATAGATGCCAACCAAGCAATTGAACAAAGCATGCCAAAACTCCTGCTTTGTTCACCAAACACCCTAGTGCCACTGTCTTGTTGAATGCAAATGACTTGCTGTGGGatactttctggttttgctcatgCTGTTTATAATAGCCAAGTAGTTGAATGAAGGACTTGATATTTGTTGTCTTTGCTCTTGGGCCTGGTCCCATAATGAGTTTTAAAGATAATCGATTGAGCAGGTCTCTGGCATATCCTGATGAATATCTTCCTTGGAATGTCTTGCAGAATCTGCCTAATGTGCTCTACCATAAGTATCCAGGGTTTATCTACAAGCATATGCTGTACAGCTTTAAGTGTACTGTTACATTATTAAACATAAACCCATCTATTATTATGGAAATGTGATAGGCATGCAGTTATTGTAttgtaatattattttatgGTTATTTTTGTGTAGGAAACAAACTATCCTGATATAATCTGTTTTGCAATGTAGAACTGTTCTAGTTGGAAGAAATAGTTTTGTTACCAGACCCTTATTTGTAAACCAAGTCCTGGCTCTAATATATGAGCTTACTGATATAAGAGCTCTCTTTAGACCATGTTGTGAGTCTGTAAAAAGATTTATATTCACTACCTTGCTTTTCTGATGAGTATTGAAGTGTTTCAGCATTTCAGGGAAAAATTTTCAGTAGCTGAAAGTAACATTTCTGTTCATGCAGTGGAAAGGTGGCATTTTCGATGAATAGCTCTCTGAACATTTTTACAAGATGATAACAGATTCCGTCTGTGAGTTCAAATTAGCTATTTTAGTGTTTGTATTAATGATGCGAACACATGCAGATTTTCTCAAGGATTTCTAAATCCTGTCACTGAGTATCATGAAACTTCTTGTCAGAACatgcaaagcagagaaaaaaagtaagctATTGTACCATTTCTGTTGCATGTTGTCTTTGATCATTCCTGTGTACAGCTTGTGGCATGCTGAGAGAcgtgttttctttctgtgtcttgTCCAGATCACTTGTCAACTACATGAGTTGGCCTCCTTCTTCAGCAGTTAAAAGCTGGAATCAAGCCACCTTACTTAAAGCAAAAGTTTCAAAATCTAGCAGTTCAGTTCATGTTGCAATTAAAGCTTTTTACCAGGAggcaatgtttttgtttgttgaggGCATGGGTGAGtgctgaaaggaaaggaatgatCCCAAATGCTGAACTGagacatttgaaaataatgtgGAGGAACAGAACAGGCTTCTTCATGAGGCAAATTATGTTAATTCATAGCACTAAGGCTTACACTTGACAAGTTGAGCCTGCTACAGAACCTTTTGCCTGCATACGTTGATACTTCATAATGTTTTAGCAAAGCTGCTTGTAGCTCTCTGCGTCTTGCAGGGCTCATGATGGTGGTGAGGCTGGTCTGGGAACTGTCCTTGAAATGAACCTTTTGTTTCAGGATTTTTAGTGATTATTGAGCCACATCCCAATTTGGAGACTGAGTAGCAAAGAAATCTGACTCAGGATTTATAAGGAAGAGCCAGTTTTGTCTGGATGTTTCATGCTACACCTCACAGTGGTTGTGTATAccttagatttttttcaggtagGAGTTACTATGTCATCAGTGTGATCCCCTTGAGCAGAGATATGGcaattaaaaatgctgcttaaaataaagtttctgtTGACATAGCTTCCCCCTCAACCCTATCTTTCGACTTGCTTTTGTGGGGACAGGTGTTTGGAGAGGGATGCTAACGCCTGACATACATGGCAAATCTTGTGCTGATCTGATCAGAATTAGGATCTTGGTGCTGCCCTCTAACCCAGGGTTACTGTTTAGACTCCTTCCCATTTTTCCGAAAAGCAAGAACAGCAAATATCTTTAGTTTGTATAGCATCTGCTgcaatttttggttttgctgattGCTCTCAGAGTAAGAATTGCTAAGTAGGTCCCTATGGATTTTGTATTGATTTGTTTTGCAGTGGCATGGCTGCTCCTAAAGGTTTATGTCTTCTGCCAGATGCTTATTCTTCATCTCATGGTTATACTTAGGCAGCTCTGAAATGGACCACTGAAAAAGTAAGAGATGCTGGAAGTTGCATTTTGGTTAGATAAGTTTATAGTTGGATTAGTGTAGTTATGAGATGGTGAAACTAGAGCAAGGGTGTGGATTGAAAAGTGTGGTTTTAACAGGGTTTGTAAGTGGAAAAATTTTTCATGGAACTTCACCTTTGTCGAGAGTACTGTGGGAGCTTTACTGaaagggtggggtttttttcctcccacaagAAAAGGTGCAAGGATGGGGTTTTATTCTTCATCAATATTTTCTTGGCAGTCAGGTTCTGAAGTTTTGAATTACCTGTGATCGATTATGTTTTGACAAAATTAGATGTTTATTCTGGGCATAACAATATTGGAAGCTTAGGGGTTTTTGTTCAAGTAACGAAGAAGTTGACCTATGCAGTGTAAGCAGAAAGATCATTTATTGATGATTCTGCTGCCTTTTGTTGATTTTGTGGCATGCATAAAATGAGGAGACTGGAGATGAGCAACTCCAGCATGTTAATCACAGTCATGTTTCAATCTCAGGCAAGAACTGCTAACATGTTTCCTACAATTAATCTCCTTGCGTGTTTGGGTTTTATATTTGTCTGATGTACATATTGCTAGACGAGGGGTATGAATGTGATGGATATGTTACctgctgaagaagagaaggcacATATGCAACCAAAACCTTGACAACAATTTTATGAGGTAGGAAATGGTATATCAGTgagtgaggaaaagaaaaacctttctcATGTCACCTTAGTATAAACAGATTCCGCTtagattttctttaattttgtcaTCTACATCTTTGGTAAAACACTTGCAGCTGTGCTGTCTGTTTTAGATAAGCTGAATTAATGcttgtttgcattttgctttatgCTGGCTTGAATTAAGTATTAAAGTCACTAGGAACAGTGAGGCCTTTTTCACCTAAGAGCTGATGATGCTGCAGACCACAACCCTCAGAAGCCATAGGGAGTGTCCCACCTCTCCAGCACGTTGTCCAGGGGATCTCAGCTGCAGCTGTACTGGGCACGTTTAGTACTGACACTACAGTTTAGTACTGACACTACAGGGCTTCAGGGAGGCAGAAGCAATTTCAGTGATCCTTGGTGACATCAAAGAGTGTCTGGCATTCAGTATGACAGGGATATGTGCTCAAACCATAAGGTCATAGGGGATTGCCACAGcataatataatatttttaacagacaGGTATGTGAAATACCACGTTCCTCAAAGATCTTGAAGTTATTACTGCAACTATTGGCTGTGGGCACTGTAATCCAGTAGCTTGGGGAAACAACCAGTTTACATCCTTTCCCCAGTCTGGTTTGTGACAGTTCATGTCACTGCTCAGTTCAAAACCGTTCCTTTCACCGTTTTATTGTTAGTTGACACATTTATGTCATTTCTCATGACATTGCTTTCTCGTGGGTTATTCTTTTGTATTCTGAGGCTTTGCAAGAGAAAGTTTAATGGCAAACAGCATTATAGCTGCTGTTCCTTTTGAGAGCAAGGTGGTGTCACTTTGTGCTGCAACAGTGATGAAACAGAATCTTTTTAAAGCAAGGTAAGGGATGGACTTTTTATGCTGTTCCCTGTGTTCCCTTCAAGAAACACATAAGCAACAGAGACTTGGGGAGAGTttctggcaatttttttttctcccactaaGCATTGCATTGGGCCAGTGTTGGTTAAGATGAAAGAGATTAGTTGatgtttcattccttacatcCCTGCCCTAGGGTTGGTAAGAGGAGGGATTTTCACTTCCCATGACTCATGTGTTGAGCCAGGGGAAGAATTTAGAAGTCAGTACATCCTAGCTCTCCTTTGGCAgctatttttctaaatttttctaAAACCGTACAACACAACCCCAGGAATGAACTTGTCAAAATAGGGTGACCAAATTGTTTGTGCTTATGAGCATTGAAatatgaaaagagaaaggatttattttatttaaaataatttttaaaaaggactcAGGGAATGCTATATTAGGAGACGCTTTTGTTAGGAATGTACATTGTTTGAAAGTagttaatggaagaaaataatcataTTGGTGAGTAATCTGGCTTGGAGCCTCCTAGAGATGTGTGACAACATAGCTGAAAGGAGAGAACCTTATTTGTTCAGAATGCACACAGaaaattttcaattttaacCATAAAGTTCTTTCAAGATGTAGCTTGGTTTATTTCTATCCTTTTAGACAGAtacatttttcctcctcaaataCTGTGACTGGATTACTGCATGGGAAGTTGCTTGATAGAGACTGAGACCACTGACTAAAGCAGGAGAAACTTGTGCTGTACAGGTTGTTTCAGCCTGAGCAGCCTCCTCCTTGATCCAGTCGACTGGCTCAGTTGTCAGGGTATTTCCACACAGTTTGGAGACTGATTCTGGGCTCAAGTAGGTACGATTGCTCAGAGGCGGCTGGCTTGAAGCGAGCGATCCTGAGCTGAGGTACAGATGCGTGGAGGTGGCGGGTGTTCGGTGAGGGGCAGCAGGCCATCCCTAGAGGTACATATGCAACACCTTTGCAATCCGTGGCCTAATGCTTTTGAtagagcaatttattttttgggTGCAAGATTTTCACATTGTGATCAGTCTAATAGCTGTAGTAATTAATTATTcagtatgtttttaaaactgctttttccatttattgAACATAAAGGACTTGTATGCATAAAGTATCTTAAAGTTTACAATGATCATAAGCTTTTCTGAAATAGCTTTTACAAAAGGTTAGGGCTATCTTTTTAGTCTTTTTATGAATGTTAGGAAATAGCATAGAATCGTCCTCTAAAATTAGAGAAGTACATCAGTACTTTTGCAACTAGCGCAAGTGACTTGTGTTAGGAATTATTTGTTTAGATATTTTCTCTAATATATGTGCTTACAAGTTAATTTGATTagattgcagaaaaaaataataaattactgctttccaggaaaaataagtctaagttttctcttttaatgcCCGTTGTAATAAATAGTCAGGATCCCAACGTGCTGACTAAGCAGTTACGGCAGTCTTCCCATGTCCAGACTGGGACTCCCTTTTTCCCTCATATTTGAGGCCATCTCATTAGCTTTctacttcatttatttatttgttcttcCTTGGACTGGCCTGGCTGTTTTGATAATCTGCAGCCCCAGTCTGTTGGGTGATTCTATTCCCTTctggcttgccttttttttaattttttttttttttattccacttACCTAGTAATGACTCTCCCAACAGAGGCGATTACTGAGCTCTTCCTATTTTTGACCTGCAGCCTTTCACAGATGTGTGCgttttctttgaaatgaagGACTAGACACATAAAGAAATGGCCAAGTGCGAAGCTGGTAATGGTATGACTAGCTAACTTCATGCTATCCAGTGGGAGTTGTGGCAGTAAGAAGTATCCTAAAAGCAAGCAGCTTTGCATCATTTAAACATTGAGAATATGTCGATTATATCTATGCATATTTCTTTGTTGATGCTGTAAAGCCTATTCCCGGCATCAGTCTCCTAGAAGACGCTaataaagttttatttgaaGCAGTCCAGGCTTTTTGTTACCTGTTTGCAtcttgtatttgaaaaaaatgttggtgCCTTGAAATGATTCTGAATTTAGCAAGTCCTAAAATGTCCAACAGAGAATACTCTTCTAATGCTGTAACTTATTAGAGCCTTCTGGAATTATGTTTAATGGCATGCTACAAAGCCCTGGAGGGTATGCTTAGTTACTGCTGTCATGGCAGGCTTCTAAAAATACGGTGCTCTGGAGGCTTCTGTTAGAATTAAGCAACCTCTTAATTTGGTGTTCATTAGTTGAATttcatgcttttccttttactaGCTGTTAATATGTAACTAGACTGATGGCAACTGTGTAAGCGtaggcttttcctttcctgccttcATCATGAGCATAAGCTAAAATTGGCATGATTTaagagcaatttttttaaaaaaatctggctcTGTAGTAACTGTAAAGAATATAAAGTAAATTTGAAAGAAGAATCCTGCACCATTAAAAAGGATGTATTGTTACTGTGCCCCAGTAGCATATATTATATATTCATTCTGATATAACGCAGGAAAAAGTACTAGCTATTTCtagcagtgttttctgtgaaactgtGAATTTTTTAGGTAATGTCATCACACAatttacctttccttttcaaagaagCTTGCACActggctgctggctctgctcctgacATTGCAGTGAAACTGTTgatctgaaatgcaaagagatTGAGAGTAAACATGGGGCTGTCACTGCAGAAGCGCGGTCCAACCTGGCACAGGGGCAGCCCTGTGCCCACATATCTCCCTGCACCCACAGGAGCATGGCAGGTGTGAGTGACAGCGTATCAGCAAAACCCCAGCATTCTGAGCAAGTTTAAAGGCTTAGGGGTTTGCCAGACAGCACAGAACATCTAAGTTCGGCTCTGCTGTAAGGCCAGGAGCTTCCAGCCTGGGGATGAGGTGGAGGCGATACTACTTTCAAAGCTGGATTTGATGGGAACGGTGAGAAGTAATCTTATTTAATTTGGATTTTGACTTTTACCTTAAAATCTTGTCATTCAATTAGTATAGcgtattttatttcagaaaattagcaggcatgcagaaatgaaaacactaGCATGCAATTATGCAAGTCTCACTTCATAGCATTTTGCTCTTCtgaaagaattaaataaaaccagtaaaaacCCAgagtacaaaaccaaaatgtgtgAAGTTAGTTTGAAGCAGAGAGACTTTAGAGGAAAGGTCTTTCTTGACATAG of the Caloenas nicobarica isolate bCalNic1 chromosome 4, bCalNic1.hap1, whole genome shotgun sequence genome contains:
- the MND1 gene encoding meiotic nuclear division protein 1 homolog isoform X4, whose product is MSKKKGLSFEEKRVRMMEIFFETKDVFQLKDIEKIAPKEKGITSMSVKEILQSLVDDGMVDTDRIGTSNYFWAFPSKALHARKRKLEELESQELSSLLLIGVGKHLFISLFATGVHDKKINKLALLSDCTTTLPAFPMLASHVPSCPFIKESFELMQNAFLQTLFSSGIALVSLFLSYSPSCFSHAPSKSQQTRVPTSYG
- the MND1 gene encoding meiotic nuclear division protein 1 homolog isoform X2; translation: MMEIFFETKDVFQLKDIEKIAPKEKGITSMSVKEILQSLVDDGMVDTDRIGTSNYFWAFPSKALHARKRKLEELESQELSSLLLIGVGKHLFISLFATGVHDKKINKLALLSDCTTTLPAFPMLASHVPSCPFIKESFELMQNAFLQTLFSSGIALVSLFLSYVRTALSTSATSLKLQINCIKTCFFPQHELKKQFVNLKTFHQSKLNTLVNAVDSSCLCIECSVTS
- the MND1 gene encoding meiotic nuclear division protein 1 homolog isoform X1, which produces MSKKKGLSFEEKRVRMMEIFFETKDVFQLKDIEKIAPKEKGITSMSVKEILQSLVDDGMVDTDRIGTSNYFWAFPSKALHARKRKLEELESQELSSLLLIGVGKHLFISLFATGVHDKKINKLALLSDCTTTLPAFPMLASHVPSCPFIKESFELMQNAFLQTLFSSGIALVSLFLSYVRTALSTSATSLKLQINCIKTCFFPQHELKKQFVNLKTFHQSKLNTLVNAVDSSCLCIECSVTS